The Treponema medium genome has a window encoding:
- the infC gene encoding translation initiation factor IF-3 → MAENKGLRINEQIRVREVRLIDDAGEQKGIVSTLEALRMAQDVNLDLVEVAPQADPPVCKILDYGKYRFELEKKLRDSKKKQKLQVLKEIRMQPKINDHDLSFKARHIQDFLDDGDKVKVTIRFRGRELAHTELGLDVLNNVLAKLGGDLTVEKPPAMEGRTMSMTLAPKSKK, encoded by the coding sequence TTGGCGGAGAATAAAGGTTTGCGGATTAATGAACAGATCCGTGTCCGCGAGGTTCGTTTAATTGATGATGCAGGGGAGCAAAAGGGCATTGTTTCCACCCTTGAAGCTCTTAGGATGGCTCAAGACGTTAATCTTGACCTCGTTGAAGTGGCTCCGCAAGCGGATCCTCCCGTTTGCAAGATCTTAGACTATGGAAAGTATCGTTTTGAATTGGAAAAAAAGCTCCGTGATTCCAAGAAAAAACAGAAGCTGCAAGTTCTCAAAGAAATTCGTATGCAGCCTAAGATAAATGACCATGATCTATCTTTTAAAGCACGGCATATACAGGATTTTCTTGATGACGGCGATAAAGTAAAAGTAACAATCCGCTTTCGGGGGCGGGAGTTAGCCCATACCGAGCTGGGGCTGGACGTATTAAATAACGTACTGGCAAAGCTCGGCGGAGATTTAACGGTAGAAAAACCTCCGGCAATGGAAGGGCGCACCATGTCAATGACATTAGCGCCCAAATCAAAGAAATAA
- a CDS encoding 4'-phosphopantetheinyl transferase family protein, with protein MTELWICRHNGLSSEQERAQARELLKTALAERIPHCSEQLRFEYGKYGKPYLKNAALYFSLSYTYGVCLIALSDDEIGADIERLRAAKPNVASRCFTDSENHYLHRNMALFDKRFYELWTQKEAYLKYTGEGFHRSPKSIDVLSCPIRNSLYTLTEDNIIISLCGRNIQPVSVHNVSLQEN; from the coding sequence ATGACGGAGCTGTGGATTTGCCGACACAACGGATTATCCTCTGAACAAGAACGCGCACAGGCAAGGGAATTGCTGAAGACTGCGCTTGCCGAACGGATTCCTCATTGCTCAGAACAGCTCCGGTTTGAATATGGAAAGTACGGAAAGCCGTACCTGAAAAATGCAGCGCTATACTTCAGTTTATCGTATACGTATGGGGTATGCCTCATTGCGTTATCCGATGATGAGATCGGAGCTGACATTGAACGGCTACGCGCTGCAAAACCGAATGTTGCAAGCCGTTGTTTTACCGATTCCGAAAACCATTATCTGCATCGAAATATGGCACTGTTTGATAAACGGTTTTACGAGTTGTGGACACAAAAAGAGGCATATCTCAAATATACGGGAGAGGGGTTTCATCGCTCCCCAAAAAGTATTGATGTTTTATCTTGTCCTATTCGCAACAGTCTCTATACGTTGACGGAGGACAATATAATCATTTCCTTATGCGGCCGAAATATACAACCGGTTTCGGTTCATAATGTTTCTTTACAAGAAAATTAA
- a CDS encoding alanine/glycine:cation symporter family protein, giving the protein MEAFLQNLTNVVGSINGFVWGPYFLIPLLCGTGLFFTIRLKGVQFAKFGAGWRRLFSNFSLKGETAGKHGMSSFQAVATAIAAQVGTGNLVGAMTALIMGGPGAIFWMWLAALAGMATNFAEACIAQVYKTKDNSGQTVGGPAYYISRGLGNTGFAKFLAAFFAIAIILALGFMGNMVQANSISDAFLNAFSVPTWITGVILAVIAGVIFMGGVKRIASVTEKVVPLMAIIYIVVGIIVILMNASNIPAMFSMIFRGAFNPRSVWGGALGFGMGRAARYGIARGLFSNEAGMGSTPHAHAVATVNNPVEQGVLGIVAVFIDTFVVLNITVFTVLSAGIIKFENGQPVMKGIQLVQEAFSQHLFGHTFGYLFIAICLFFFAFSTIIGWYYFGETNIRYLFGSKGLMPYQLLVIVFIFLGSLLKIDLVWELVDFFNGIMVIPNLISLLLLSGTVAAVLHDYNAGKPYDVNNYIRK; this is encoded by the coding sequence ATGGAAGCGTTTTTACAAAACCTTACTAATGTAGTCGGCAGCATAAACGGCTTTGTATGGGGGCCATATTTCCTTATTCCCCTACTCTGCGGAACAGGGTTATTTTTTACCATCCGACTTAAAGGCGTACAATTTGCAAAATTCGGAGCTGGATGGCGCAGACTTTTCAGTAATTTTTCATTAAAGGGAGAAACAGCGGGAAAGCACGGTATGAGTTCTTTCCAAGCTGTTGCAACCGCGATTGCTGCGCAAGTCGGTACCGGAAATCTCGTCGGTGCAATGACGGCTTTGATTATGGGCGGCCCGGGAGCAATCTTTTGGATGTGGCTCGCTGCATTAGCAGGTATGGCAACAAACTTTGCCGAAGCCTGTATCGCACAAGTTTACAAAACAAAGGATAATTCGGGGCAGACGGTCGGCGGACCCGCATATTATATTTCACGCGGTTTGGGAAATACAGGCTTTGCAAAATTCCTTGCGGCGTTCTTTGCCATCGCAATTATCCTCGCACTTGGATTTATGGGTAATATGGTTCAAGCGAACTCAATTTCCGATGCCTTCTTAAACGCTTTCTCTGTACCAACATGGATAACCGGAGTTATTCTTGCTGTCATTGCCGGTGTTATTTTTATGGGCGGCGTCAAACGCATTGCATCCGTTACCGAAAAAGTTGTTCCATTGATGGCGATTATCTATATTGTTGTCGGTATCATCGTTATTTTGATGAATGCATCCAACATTCCGGCAATGTTCTCCATGATTTTTAGAGGCGCCTTTAACCCGCGATCCGTTTGGGGTGGAGCTTTAGGATTCGGTATGGGACGGGCAGCCCGTTACGGTATTGCACGCGGTCTTTTTTCCAATGAAGCCGGTATGGGTTCAACACCGCATGCACATGCAGTTGCAACTGTCAATAATCCCGTTGAACAGGGCGTATTGGGAATCGTAGCCGTATTTATCGACACCTTTGTCGTTTTAAATATTACGGTCTTTACAGTACTCAGTGCAGGAATTATCAAGTTTGAAAATGGTCAGCCGGTAATGAAAGGTATTCAGTTGGTTCAGGAGGCTTTCTCTCAGCACTTGTTCGGACATACTTTCGGCTATCTTTTCATTGCAATCTGTTTATTCTTTTTCGCATTCTCCACGATTATCGGTTGGTACTATTTCGGCGAGACCAATATCCGTTATCTGTTCGGCTCAAAAGGATTGATGCCTTATCAGTTGCTGGTCATCGTATTTATCTTCTTAGGCAGCTTGCTAAAAATTGACTTGGTATGGGAGCTGGTAGACTTCTTTAACGGTATTATGGTTATCCCGAACCTTATCAGCTTGTTGTTGCTAAGCGGTACGGTTGCGGCAGTCTTGCATGATTACAATGCAGGTAAGCCGTACGATGTCAATAATTATATCAGAAAGTAG
- the zapB gene encoding cell division protein ZapB — protein sequence MLNLDQIKQLEARVSKAIELMQTLKDENDLLKLELHDRQKRIEELENIVLVFKNDQAKIEEGIINALNHLSAFEDTVYQAANSTATSAIYGTAPAANESSISDAAETQTETSAPVVTEQPEPIADEPTETQAPVSTPETAVQSAPQEPVNHSNQLDIF from the coding sequence ATGTTAAACCTCGATCAAATTAAACAGCTTGAAGCAAGAGTCTCAAAAGCGATTGAGCTGATGCAGACACTCAAAGATGAGAACGATTTATTAAAACTTGAACTGCACGATCGCCAAAAACGAATCGAAGAGTTGGAGAATATAGTACTTGTCTTTAAAAACGACCAAGCTAAGATCGAGGAAGGAATCATCAATGCGCTCAATCACTTGAGCGCATTTGAAGATACCGTGTATCAAGCGGCGAATTCCACCGCGACATCTGCCATATATGGAACGGCTCCGGCAGCAAACGAATCTTCGATAAGTGACGCTGCGGAAACACAGACAGAAACATCAGCGCCTGTTGTAACGGAACAACCGGAACCCATAGCGGATGAACCAACGGAGACGCAGGCTCCCGTTTCCACACCTGAAACAGCAGTACAGTCGGCTCCGCAAGAACCGGTAAATCATTCCAATCAACTGGATATTTTTTAA
- the rplT gene encoding 50S ribosomal protein L20 produces the protein MPRSLCSNKRIHRRKKILKLAKGFRGRRGTNYKAAKDAVVKALTHSFEARRDRKGDMRRLWISRINAAVRAEGMSYSRFINGMAKAGITLNRKALSNMAIEDPVAFKSVVEQSKKALGA, from the coding sequence ATGCCGAGATCGTTATGTTCAAATAAACGCATCCACAGACGCAAGAAGATTTTAAAGCTAGCAAAGGGATTCCGCGGACGCAGAGGTACGAACTATAAAGCTGCAAAAGACGCTGTTGTAAAAGCGCTTACTCATAGCTTTGAAGCACGCCGCGACCGCAAAGGCGATATGCGCCGCTTGTGGATCAGCAGAATAAATGCCGCTGTTCGTGCGGAAGGAATGAGCTATTCACGTTTTATCAATGGAATGGCAAAAGCGGGTATCACTTTAAACCGCAAAGCCTTATCCAATATGGCTATCGAAGATCCGGTCGCTTTTAAAAGCGTTGTCGAACAGTCAAAAAAAGCATTAGGAGCCTAA
- a CDS encoding aminoacyl-histidine dipeptidase, whose translation MNIENIQPKEVFHWFAEISAVPRGSHNEKAISDFLVRFAKERSLEVYQDEALNVIIKKPGTAGYEKSPTVILQGHMDMVCEKTADSNHDFLKDPIKLIVDGDNLHADRTTLGGDDGIAVAYALAILDSKSLAHPPLEVLITTTEEVGMDGARALKADHLQGRILFNIDSEEEGVFLVSCAGGANTHVDFKIEMEPLKGQALSIKVDGLLGGHSGMEIIKQRANAIKLLGRILSAVKAEQFVHIVSISGGSKHNAIAKEAQAIITVEDAARAQTAIAKLAEAIKAEYRVADKDIRIIAESATALPKMMYNGTVSSGIIDFMTMAPDGVQYMSMDIPGLVQTSLNNGILALDGETLTFTISVRSSVKSELDEIVQVLRLCAERTGGIFNKVSEYPAWEYSPKSHARDVAVKTYKDLTGKEPVVSAVHAGLECGLIKKTIPDIDAVSFGPNLYDVHTPNEHLSISSAERMWKFIVKLLENMR comes from the coding sequence ATGAATATAGAAAACATTCAACCCAAAGAAGTATTCCATTGGTTTGCCGAAATTTCGGCTGTGCCGCGCGGTTCACACAATGAAAAAGCCATCAGCGATTTTTTAGTACGCTTTGCAAAAGAACGTTCGCTTGAAGTGTATCAGGATGAGGCGCTCAACGTCATTATCAAAAAGCCCGGGACGGCCGGATACGAAAAATCCCCTACAGTTATATTGCAGGGACACATGGATATGGTCTGCGAAAAAACGGCGGATTCGAATCACGATTTCCTTAAAGATCCGATCAAGCTGATTGTGGACGGAGACAACCTCCATGCCGACCGCACAACACTCGGCGGCGACGACGGTATCGCGGTCGCTTATGCATTGGCAATTCTCGATTCCAAGTCGCTTGCACATCCGCCGCTTGAGGTCTTAATTACCACAACCGAAGAAGTCGGTATGGATGGGGCACGAGCGTTAAAAGCCGATCATTTGCAGGGGAGAATTCTTTTCAATATCGATTCCGAAGAAGAAGGGGTCTTTTTAGTCAGCTGCGCAGGCGGCGCGAATACCCATGTCGATTTTAAGATCGAAATGGAACCGTTGAAGGGACAGGCGCTCTCCATCAAAGTCGATGGACTGCTCGGCGGGCATTCCGGTATGGAGATTATTAAACAGCGTGCAAACGCCATCAAACTACTGGGACGGATTTTGTCCGCAGTAAAGGCGGAGCAGTTCGTACATATTGTGTCCATTTCGGGCGGTTCAAAGCATAACGCCATTGCAAAAGAAGCGCAGGCGATTATCACCGTCGAGGATGCCGCCCGCGCACAGACAGCGATTGCAAAACTTGCTGAAGCAATCAAGGCGGAATACCGTGTTGCCGACAAAGATATCCGCATCATAGCCGAATCGGCGACAGCTCTGCCTAAGATGATGTATAACGGTACGGTCAGCTCCGGCATCATAGACTTTATGACGATGGCTCCTGACGGGGTACAATACATGAGTATGGATATCCCCGGATTGGTGCAAACCAGCTTGAACAACGGCATTCTTGCCCTTGACGGAGAAACCTTAACGTTTACGATTTCGGTGCGCAGCTCGGTGAAGAGCGAATTGGATGAAATTGTGCAAGTGCTGCGGCTCTGCGCCGAACGTACCGGCGGTATCTTTAACAAGGTATCGGAGTATCCCGCGTGGGAGTATTCGCCGAAGTCGCATGCCCGAGACGTTGCCGTAAAAACATACAAAGACCTTACCGGAAAAGAGCCGGTTGTTTCCGCCGTTCACGCAGGGCTTGAATGCGGGCTTATCAAAAAGACCATCCCCGATATCGATGCCGTCAGCTTCGGCCCGAATTTATACGATGTGCATACCCCGAATGAGCATTTGAGTATTTCCTCAGCCGAGCGGATGTGGAAGTTTATCGTTAAACTTCTGGAAAACATGCGATAA
- a CDS encoding ABC-F family ATP-binding cassette domain-containing protein: MITVSDVSLKFSEKPLFKDVNLKFTPGNCYGIIGANGAGKSTFLKLLSGELEHDSGEISITPGERMAVLRQDHFAFDEYSVKDTVYMGYPQLYKIMKEREAIYEKEDFSEEDGIRASELEGEFADMGGWEAENQVEQMLSGLGFEEANHERMMSELDESQKVRVLLAQALFGNPDILLLDEPTNGLDLESISWLEEFLIEFPNTVIVVSHDRHFLNTVCTHICDIDFGKIRMYSGNYDFWYQMSQIMQRQARDQQKKREEKMKDLREFILRFASNAAKSRQATSRKKVYDKLALEELEVTTRKFPYVHFKPDREIGNNVVRVEKLTYTSKEEDSGNGITLLKDFSLTVNRTDKIAFVGQEHNSKSAFFDIIAGVKTADSGDVYWGQTVTSAYLSKDNSSYFETDLNITDWLRQFSTEQDEAYVRGFLGRMLFTGDESLKPVKVLSGGEKVRCMLSKLMLSGANVLIMDEPTNHLDLEAITSLNEALVAFPGVVLFNSHDHEFISSIANRIVEITPGGVIDRMMPFDDYIRDEQVHELRNEYYGGSAKKILI; encoded by the coding sequence ATGATTACAGTAAGCGATGTTAGTTTAAAATTTTCGGAAAAACCTCTTTTTAAAGATGTCAATTTAAAATTTACCCCCGGGAACTGCTACGGCATTATCGGAGCGAACGGGGCAGGCAAGTCAACCTTTCTCAAGTTGCTTTCCGGCGAGTTGGAGCACGATAGCGGAGAAATCAGCATTACGCCGGGTGAGCGGATGGCAGTACTGCGGCAAGATCACTTTGCTTTTGACGAATATTCCGTCAAAGACACCGTATATATGGGTTACCCGCAGCTCTACAAGATTATGAAGGAGCGGGAAGCCATTTACGAAAAAGAAGATTTCAGCGAAGAGGACGGTATCCGCGCCTCGGAGCTTGAGGGTGAGTTTGCCGACATGGGCGGCTGGGAGGCGGAAAATCAGGTAGAACAGATGCTCTCCGGGCTCGGTTTTGAAGAGGCAAACCACGAGCGCATGATGAGCGAGCTGGACGAAAGTCAGAAAGTACGTGTGTTGTTGGCGCAGGCGCTGTTCGGCAATCCTGATATTCTTTTGTTGGACGAACCGACGAACGGTCTCGACCTTGAATCCATCAGCTGGCTGGAGGAGTTTTTAATTGAATTCCCGAATACGGTAATCGTGGTATCGCACGACCGACACTTTCTGAACACCGTGTGTACGCATATTTGCGATATCGACTTTGGAAAAATCCGTATGTACAGCGGTAACTATGACTTCTGGTATCAGATGAGCCAGATTATGCAGCGACAGGCACGCGATCAGCAGAAAAAACGCGAAGAAAAGATGAAAGACCTGCGCGAATTTATCCTGCGCTTTGCATCAAACGCGGCAAAAAGCCGACAAGCAACCAGCCGCAAAAAAGTGTACGACAAACTTGCGCTGGAAGAACTGGAAGTTACCACACGGAAGTTCCCGTACGTTCATTTTAAACCGGATAGAGAAATCGGCAACAATGTTGTCCGCGTAGAAAAGCTCACCTATACCTCTAAAGAAGAAGATTCCGGCAACGGCATTACGTTGCTCAAAGATTTCAGCTTGACCGTGAACCGGACGGACAAAATCGCCTTTGTCGGGCAGGAACATAACTCAAAATCGGCATTCTTCGATATTATTGCCGGTGTTAAAACTGCCGATTCGGGTGATGTGTATTGGGGCCAGACTGTTACGAGTGCCTATCTCAGCAAGGATAATTCCAGCTACTTTGAAACCGATTTGAACATTACCGACTGGCTACGGCAGTTTTCCACCGAACAGGACGAAGCTTATGTGCGCGGCTTTTTAGGACGGATGCTTTTTACCGGCGATGAATCGCTGAAACCTGTCAAGGTGCTTTCCGGAGGGGAAAAGGTACGCTGTATGCTCAGCAAACTGATGCTTTCCGGTGCCAATGTCCTCATTATGGATGAGCCGACTAATCACCTCGACTTGGAAGCAATTACCAGCTTGAACGAAGCACTTGTTGCTTTCCCGGGTGTAGTTCTATTCAACTCGCACGACCACGAATTTATCTCGTCTATCGCAAACCGCATCGTAGAAATCACCCCCGGCGGCGTAATAGACCGGATGATGCCGTTTGATGACTATATCCGCGACGAACAGGTACACGAACTCCGCAATGAATACTACGGCGGTTCTGCAAAGAAGATACTGATTTAA
- a CDS encoding SH3 domain-containing protein yields the protein MEKNTARIGTGDKRLLGLLVCRLVAKTATIFFFFCAVAILYGQQNDYAEHFIELKIDGTELSIDREFEIEVIIKREAPYLQKNNDNTPRFILEQSADTAELIQSSAIPERDGLHLRYRYRFNKTGRFRFEPELQWKRQTVKLTPLDITVHRPRLSEHTPFVWMLYSVSGLPVADGAALEQGTEYILCLTAAFYSAGHTEHYRHALQTASAQIEAARLEAPRSEAGRSGVSGSAGLGSESTQAQDDRSGAAVRDMHSEPPLPAEIVRIECAPSESAALKPLTLAELPFGAAVLINLSALPNAAGLTDASVSSAVLPTASVPCEDSDDERYVLATFSLIPLRIGIQSLPQAQIFFTAGGKAFSTSAAYRIDRQKITEAAGKSGADGFTAAAFQAGTPETQYSGSTMTEQEKSAAAKQIAEYRKQEAAALFSPAIRRERRKLEAALEIAHPLPLYPRLLGILTAVISGMLLIGAAVCGFRNKKRVMLLCIIIALCSGTLTAVLFRLILQPQGVCIEDAGEIAVRRIPENTGTIVHRLSAGESVIIIRKAPQWYYIKTVGGVTGWIAPQSVTQYN from the coding sequence ATGGAAAAAAACACAGCGAGAATCGGAACCGGCGATAAACGATTATTAGGACTTTTAGTATGCAGGCTAGTCGCGAAGACGGCAACAATCTTTTTTTTCTTTTGTGCAGTCGCAATCCTCTATGGGCAGCAAAACGATTATGCCGAGCATTTTATTGAACTCAAAATAGACGGTACCGAATTATCAATTGATCGTGAATTTGAAATTGAAGTTATCATCAAACGAGAGGCTCCGTATTTGCAGAAGAATAATGACAATACGCCGCGATTTATCCTCGAGCAGAGCGCAGATACGGCAGAGCTGATACAGAGCAGTGCAATTCCCGAACGGGACGGCCTGCATTTGCGCTATCGGTATCGTTTTAACAAAACAGGCAGGTTCCGGTTCGAACCGGAGCTGCAATGGAAACGGCAAACGGTCAAGCTTACACCGCTGGATATAACCGTACACCGGCCGCGGCTTTCGGAACATACGCCGTTTGTGTGGATGCTGTATTCTGTAAGCGGTCTGCCGGTTGCGGACGGTGCAGCCCTTGAACAAGGTACGGAATACATCCTGTGTTTAACCGCAGCCTTTTATTCGGCAGGACATACCGAGCACTACCGGCACGCTTTGCAAACCGCCTCTGCTCAAATCGAAGCCGCCCGCCTCGAAGCGCCCCGTTCCGAAGCCGGTCGATCAGGAGTTTCCGGTTCTGCAGGACTTGGCTCCGAATCAACCCAAGCCCAAGATGACCGAAGCGGCGCTGCTGTTCGGGATATGCACAGTGAGCCGCCGTTACCGGCTGAAATAGTCCGTATTGAATGCGCTCCATCCGAAAGCGCTGCGCTGAAACCGCTCACTCTTGCCGAATTGCCGTTTGGTGCGGCTGTTTTAATAAACTTGTCAGCCTTGCCAAATGCGGCAGGTCTGACGGATGCAAGTGTTTCCAGTGCAGTCCTGCCGACTGCATCCGTTCCATGCGAAGATTCCGACGACGAGCGCTATGTTCTTGCCACCTTTAGTTTGATACCCTTGCGGATAGGTATTCAAAGCCTTCCCCAAGCGCAGATATTTTTTACAGCAGGCGGAAAAGCATTCAGTACCTCTGCTGCGTACCGCATCGACCGGCAGAAAATTACCGAGGCCGCCGGTAAAAGCGGCGCGGACGGCTTCACCGCCGCTGCGTTTCAGGCGGGAACGCCTGAAACGCAGTACAGCGGCAGCACTATGACCGAGCAAGAAAAAAGCGCCGCGGCAAAGCAGATAGCCGAATATCGTAAGCAGGAAGCTGCGGCGCTTTTTTCTCCCGCAATCCGTCGTGAACGCAGAAAGTTGGAAGCTGCGTTGGAAATTGCGCATCCGTTGCCGCTGTATCCGCGCCTTCTCGGTATTCTAACGGCGGTAATCTCAGGTATGCTGCTGATCGGTGCAGCAGTGTGCGGTTTCCGCAATAAAAAGCGGGTTATGCTACTTTGTATCATCATCGCATTGTGCAGCGGAACTCTCACCGCCGTATTGTTCCGGCTCATACTGCAGCCGCAGGGCGTGTGCATTGAGGATGCCGGCGAAATAGCGGTGCGGCGGATACCGGAAAATACCGGCACTATTGTGCACCGACTTTCGGCAGGTGAAAGCGTTATTATCATACGCAAAGCGCCGCAATGGTACTACATTAAAACCGTCGGCGGAGTTACCGGCTGGATCGCCCCTCAATCGGTCACACAGTATAATTAA
- a CDS encoding GAF and HD-GYP domain-containing protein encodes MNTIPTVRTREEILFDIMKTTSRLYSIRDKDILLERILTEARQALNADAGSIYLVEGNHLIIHYAQNATLQKRLKPGEKLPFHIFSFPINDTTIAGSAAMTKQLINEPDVYAISPDKHYKFGTVSDIATGYKTVSTLTIPLIAVSGDVLGVLQMINALDIYGRIRAFTSDDEMFLSHFAANAAATLMHASLTREMILRMVQMAELHDPRETGLHVHRVANYAVEIYDRWAFNHNVHRHEREKFRDALKIAAMLHDVGKIGISDTILKKPGKLTPEEYQIMQSHTWRGSKLFLSGNSAVDTMSRDIALRHHENWDGTGYPGHISLETGGILKYNKKHTAAQGLIGEEIPLGARITALADVYDALSCKRVYKEEWTEDKILEEVQRLRSIKFDPEITDAFFEIVPRIQAIKERFSEDAASLDRALGQIP; translated from the coding sequence ATGAATACGATACCGACGGTAAGGACACGGGAAGAAATTCTGTTTGATATAATGAAGACTACTTCCCGGCTATATAGTATTCGCGATAAAGATATTTTGCTGGAAAGGATATTAACTGAGGCGCGGCAGGCGCTGAATGCCGATGCCGGTTCCATTTATCTGGTGGAAGGAAATCATCTGATTATTCACTATGCACAAAACGCAACACTGCAAAAGCGATTAAAGCCGGGAGAAAAGCTTCCGTTTCATATTTTTTCGTTTCCAATCAATGACACGACGATTGCAGGGTCAGCTGCGATGACCAAACAGTTGATCAATGAACCTGATGTTTATGCCATTTCTCCCGATAAGCATTATAAATTCGGTACTGTTAGTGATATAGCGACAGGCTATAAAACAGTATCGACGTTGACGATACCGTTGATTGCCGTTTCCGGCGATGTATTGGGTGTGTTACAGATGATTAATGCGCTTGACATATATGGTCGCATCCGCGCATTTACTTCCGATGATGAGATGTTCCTCTCTCATTTTGCGGCAAATGCTGCGGCAACGCTTATGCATGCATCGCTAACCCGCGAGATGATTCTCCGAATGGTGCAGATGGCTGAGCTGCATGATCCGCGGGAGACGGGGCTGCATGTGCATCGGGTGGCAAACTATGCGGTAGAAATTTATGACCGCTGGGCATTTAACCATAATGTCCACCGGCATGAACGCGAAAAATTCCGAGATGCACTCAAAATCGCTGCTATGCTGCACGATGTTGGTAAAATCGGCATTTCCGACACGATACTTAAAAAACCCGGCAAACTCACACCGGAAGAATACCAAATTATGCAGAGCCATACATGGCGCGGTTCAAAGCTGTTTTTGTCAGGTAACTCGGCGGTTGATACCATGTCGAGGGATATTGCGCTGCGACACCACGAAAACTGGGATGGGACCGGTTACCCCGGTCATATTTCTTTGGAAACGGGAGGAATACTAAAATATAATAAAAAACATACCGCAGCACAGGGGCTTATTGGTGAAGAAATTCCGCTTGGCGCCCGCATTACCGCGCTTGCAGATGTCTATGATGCGCTTTCTTGTAAACGAGTGTATAAAGAAGAATGGACTGAAGATAAAATTTTGGAAGAGGTACAAAGGCTGCGCAGCATAAAATTCGATCCAGAAATCACCGATGCTTTTTTTGAAATTGTACCGAGGATTCAAGCCATCAAGGAGCGTTTTTCAGAAGACGCTGCGTCTCTCGATCGAGCGCTTGGGCAAATTCCATAA
- a CDS encoding YaiI/YqxD family protein, which translates to MTLFVDADSCPVRIREIICKTAKRLQVPAVFAANRPIPIPKNSYCTSVITEAEDQAADMYILAHAVQGDMVVTRDIPLAKQLVDTHIKVINDRGIVYTTDNIGERLSIRNFMYELSVNGLTPERTKAFGKKEIMEFAQALDRETQRLLKNAP; encoded by the coding sequence ATGACCCTTTTTGTCGATGCGGATTCCTGTCCGGTACGAATTCGGGAAATTATTTGTAAAACGGCAAAACGACTGCAAGTTCCGGCAGTGTTTGCCGCCAACCGTCCTATCCCTATTCCGAAAAATTCTTATTGCACCTCGGTTATAACCGAAGCCGAAGATCAAGCAGCAGATATGTATATTCTTGCCCATGCTGTGCAGGGGGATATGGTTGTTACCCGTGATATTCCGCTTGCAAAGCAGCTTGTCGATACACACATCAAAGTTATTAACGATAGGGGAATTGTATATACTACCGATAATATCGGCGAGCGCTTATCCATTCGGAATTTTATGTATGAACTATCCGTAAACGGGCTTACCCCCGAACGGACTAAAGCATTCGGAAAGAAAGAAATTATGGAATTTGCCCAAGCGCTCGATCGAGAGACGCAGCGTCTTCTGAAAAACGCTCCTTGA
- a CDS encoding cell division protein ZapA yields MAERKGRLQIDLLGTSFALEADQPAEYLQSIYNHYKKVVSEVQQTSGVNDSLRVAIIAGILLSDELSKERLNQQGTFPQDEAEVLIEQSTKKMIEDIDSIIYSLAPSNDEQV; encoded by the coding sequence ATGGCCGAACGCAAAGGGCGGCTGCAAATCGATCTGTTAGGTACGTCATTTGCGCTCGAGGCTGATCAACCCGCTGAATATCTACAGTCCATTTATAATCATTACAAAAAAGTCGTTTCGGAGGTTCAGCAAACATCCGGCGTCAACGATTCTTTGCGTGTGGCGATTATCGCCGGTATCCTGCTTTCGGATGAATTGAGTAAAGAACGGCTCAATCAGCAGGGAACATTTCCGCAAGACGAAGCAGAGGTGTTAATTGAGCAATCGACAAAAAAAATGATTGAAGATATTGATTCGATTATTTACTCACTTGCTCCGTCAAATGATGAACAAGTATGA
- the rpmI gene encoding 50S ribosomal protein L35, translating to MPKMKSKSAAAKRFKFTGSGKVKYKQMNLRHILTKKSPQRKRDLRKAGILAEADSKKVRKQLLPYGTN from the coding sequence ATGCCTAAGATGAAGAGTAAGAGTGCCGCAGCAAAACGTTTTAAGTTTACCGGCAGCGGTAAAGTGAAGTACAAGCAAATGAATTTGCGTCATATTTTGACCAAGAAATCCCCGCAACGCAAACGCGATTTGCGCAAAGCTGGAATTTTAGCCGAAGCTGACAGCAAAAAAGTAAGAAAGCAGCTGCTTCCTTATGGCACCAATTAA